Proteins co-encoded in one Fibrobacter sp. UWT2 genomic window:
- the pgsA gene encoding CDP-diacylglycerol--glycerol-3-phosphate 3-phosphatidyltransferase, whose translation MVFIAVIVFIWMGMAKTATALVAIALIMGWVNLYQLRSQEIEKPYYRLWLNVIDGFLSFAVMTSIFVRDLLQNDQAEKLLAVGCVFLLARLVAHTLFSLGVLREGKSLPRKRRWSKMSNIAITVTMGVYLLNLEDYQQICMVTSILLIIASTVAYAYWYYRDPAHRKPLSIASQLTMSRIVLTPFFLWVFFYDNDLDYSNNSLVFKSLSLVMVLGFMLTDFLDGYLARKLGEVSTLGKYLDPFSDKISNMTIFMCFIATGYAPVWMVALIYFRESSVETLRTLAASEGLIMPARRSGKWKTALQGIGIVAILLGALDPMGAIIPNYESFWAIFPQAVMGVITAITIISGIDYFVASKHILKKFV comes from the coding sequence ATGGTTTTTATAGCTGTCATTGTCTTTATCTGGATGGGCATGGCCAAGACCGCCACCGCCCTAGTCGCAATCGCCCTGATTATGGGTTGGGTTAATTTGTACCAACTCCGTTCGCAAGAAATTGAAAAGCCTTATTACCGACTTTGGCTGAACGTGATTGACGGATTCCTTTCATTTGCCGTGATGACCAGCATTTTCGTGCGCGACTTATTGCAAAATGACCAAGCCGAAAAGTTACTCGCTGTCGGTTGCGTATTCTTGCTTGCCCGCCTTGTGGCCCACACGCTGTTCAGCCTCGGTGTGCTTCGCGAAGGTAAATCGCTCCCCCGCAAACGCCGCTGGAGCAAGATGTCGAACATCGCGATTACAGTTACTATGGGTGTGTACTTGCTGAATCTCGAAGACTACCAGCAAATTTGCATGGTGACCTCGATTCTCTTGATTATAGCCTCGACCGTTGCCTACGCTTATTGGTATTACCGCGATCCGGCACACCGCAAGCCGCTTTCGATTGCAAGCCAGCTCACGATGAGCCGCATTGTGCTGACGCCGTTCTTCTTGTGGGTTTTCTTCTACGATAACGATCTGGATTACAGCAACAACAGCCTCGTTTTCAAGAGTCTTTCACTGGTGATGGTGCTCGGCTTTATGCTGACCGACTTTTTGGACGGTTATCTCGCCCGCAAACTCGGAGAAGTGAGCACACTTGGTAAGTACCTGGACCCGTTCAGCGACAAAATTTCGAACATGACGATTTTCATGTGCTTTATCGCCACGGGTTATGCTCCGGTGTGGATGGTCGCTCTCATTTACTTCCGCGAATCTAGCGTTGAAACACTCCGTACGCTAGCAGCCAGCGAAGGCCTGATTATGCCGGCACGCCGTAGCGGCAAGTGGAAAACCGCCCTCCAGGGAATCGGCATCGTTGCCATTCTGTTGGGAGCATTGGACCCCATGGGTGCCATTATTCCCAATTACGAGTCATTCTGGGCCATTTTCCCGCAGGCTGTGATGGGCGTCATCACCGCAATTACCATTATTAGCGGTATTGATTATTTCGTCGCCAGCAAGCATATCCTGAAAAAATTCGTGTAA
- the recN gene encoding DNA repair protein RecN, with protein MLKHLSISGFTLIAQAEVPFRDGFTAITGETGAGKSVLLKALRIVCGDKAQSTMVRTGEEKAVVEATFDIANEPQVKKVLEELEIDSDDELILRREIAENGKSRARVNGAIVTLPDLQRLGEELIQMHGQSEQLLLRDIRTHTQMLDDFAGNGELTAQYAKEWAAWNEIQDKIKETEERAKNLAAQKDFLKFQFDELSKASLKEGEEEALEEKVNSASKQEAETRYLNDIQGMLGGENGLLDQVQILQAKLRSLATKLPDYEDYLKSLEEVTDPYESVCKDLLRLRPSAAMSAADIDRANARIAAIQKLKRKYRTDVAGLIALTEQRKEELSSLENLDADLEELSRQSKKAHEALQATALKLTTSRQNAAARYDKAVSDILHTLGMPKAIFETSINMQTLSPNGADKIEFTLAPNPGEGFKSLQKAVSGGELSRVLLAIKSVMADLDRVPLLIFDEVDSGISGEVGNSIGEALKNLGQHHQVLTITHLHQVASRAKNQLAVSKEEIDGRTYTHVVELDYEGRVKEISRMLGGESDTIREHARQLLEV; from the coding sequence ATGTTAAAGCACCTGTCGATTAGTGGATTTACTTTGATTGCTCAAGCGGAAGTTCCGTTCCGCGATGGTTTTACTGCGATTACCGGCGAAACCGGTGCCGGAAAATCGGTGCTTTTAAAGGCGCTCCGCATTGTATGCGGCGACAAGGCGCAATCCACCATGGTGCGCACCGGAGAAGAAAAAGCCGTCGTCGAAGCTACATTCGATATTGCGAATGAGCCGCAAGTCAAGAAAGTTCTCGAAGAACTGGAAATTGACAGTGACGACGAATTGATCCTGCGTCGCGAAATTGCCGAAAACGGCAAAAGCAGGGCCAGAGTCAACGGAGCGATTGTAACGCTCCCCGACTTGCAGCGCCTGGGCGAAGAACTGATCCAGATGCATGGTCAAAGCGAGCAGCTTTTGCTGCGCGACATTCGCACGCATACGCAAATGCTCGACGACTTCGCCGGCAACGGCGAACTCACCGCCCAATATGCAAAGGAATGGGCCGCCTGGAATGAAATCCAGGACAAAATCAAAGAAACCGAAGAACGTGCCAAGAACCTGGCCGCCCAAAAGGATTTCTTGAAATTCCAGTTCGACGAACTTTCGAAGGCATCCCTGAAAGAAGGCGAAGAAGAAGCCCTCGAAGAAAAGGTGAACAGCGCAAGCAAGCAGGAAGCCGAAACCCGCTACCTGAACGATATTCAGGGAATGCTCGGTGGTGAAAACGGCCTTTTGGACCAGGTACAGATTTTGCAGGCCAAGTTGCGTTCGCTGGCCACAAAGTTGCCGGATTACGAAGATTACTTGAAGTCGCTTGAAGAAGTGACAGACCCCTACGAAAGCGTTTGCAAGGACCTGCTGCGTTTGCGTCCGTCTGCAGCCATGAGCGCAGCAGACATTGACCGCGCCAATGCCCGCATCGCAGCGATTCAAAAACTCAAGCGCAAGTACCGCACCGATGTTGCGGGCCTGATTGCCTTGACCGAACAACGCAAGGAAGAACTTTCGAGCCTCGAAAACTTGGACGCCGATTTGGAAGAACTTTCCAGACAGTCCAAGAAGGCACACGAAGCACTGCAGGCGACCGCCCTCAAGCTGACCACGTCTCGCCAGAATGCGGCGGCCCGCTACGACAAGGCAGTAAGCGACATCCTGCATACGCTCGGCATGCCGAAGGCGATTTTCGAGACTTCGATTAACATGCAAACTTTGTCGCCGAACGGAGCCGACAAGATTGAATTTACGCTCGCCCCAAACCCCGGCGAAGGTTTCAAGAGCCTGCAAAAAGCGGTTTCGGGCGGCGAACTCAGTCGCGTACTGCTTGCGATCAAGAGCGTGATGGCCGACCTCGACCGCGTGCCCCTCTTGATATTCGACGAAGTGGATTCCGGGATCAGCGGCGAAGTCGGCAACAGCATCGGCGAAGCACTCAAGAATTTGGGCCAGCACCACCAAGTGCTTACGATTACGCACTTGCACCAGGTGGCAAGCCGCGCCAAGAACCAACTTGCTGTCAGCAAGGAAGAAATCGATGGCCGCACCTACACGCACGTGGTCGAACTCGACTACGAAGGCCGCGTAAAGGAAATTTCTCGCATGCTCGGTGGCGAATCTGACACCATCCGCGAACACGCAAGGCAACTATTAGAAGTTTGA
- a CDS encoding exodeoxyribonuclease III codes for MNIYSWNVNGLRSALKKGFADWFSATKPDILCLQEVRAEVDQIPEEIANPEGYFAYWNPCRRKKGYSGVGIYTQIEPDRVNYGFDIEEFDEEGRVLQLVFPDWVLNSIYFPNGGQGDDRLDYKLRFYDAFLENSKRWVADGKHVVTVGDYNTCHKEIDIARPKENEDVSGFLPIERAWMDKYVENGFVDSFRKLHPDERDRYSWWSNRFGARSRNVGWRIDYAFVDEGLVPNIVSAEIHSSVMGSDHCPISIELEPPFAPLPISHEA; via the coding sequence ATGAATATTTACAGCTGGAACGTGAACGGGTTGCGCTCAGCCCTTAAGAAGGGTTTTGCGGACTGGTTCTCTGCGACAAAGCCCGACATCCTGTGCTTGCAGGAAGTCCGTGCCGAAGTTGACCAGATTCCCGAAGAAATTGCAAACCCCGAAGGTTATTTTGCCTACTGGAATCCTTGCCGTCGCAAGAAAGGTTATAGCGGGGTAGGCATTTATACCCAGATTGAACCCGATCGCGTCAACTATGGCTTCGATATCGAGGAATTCGACGAAGAAGGCCGTGTGCTCCAGCTCGTGTTTCCGGATTGGGTCCTGAATAGCATTTATTTCCCGAATGGCGGCCAGGGTGACGATCGCCTTGACTACAAGCTGCGCTTTTACGATGCTTTCCTTGAAAACAGCAAGCGTTGGGTGGCCGACGGTAAGCACGTCGTGACGGTTGGCGACTACAATACCTGCCACAAGGAAATCGATATTGCCCGTCCTAAAGAAAACGAAGACGTGAGCGGCTTCTTGCCGATTGAACGTGCGTGGATGGACAAGTACGTCGAAAACGGCTTTGTGGATTCTTTCCGCAAGCTGCACCCTGATGAACGAGACCGTTATTCCTGGTGGTCGAACCGTTTCGGTGCCCGTAGCCGTAATGTGGGTTGGCGCATTGACTACGCCTTTGTAGACGAAGGTCTTGTTCCCAATATCGTGAGTGCCGAAATCCACTCCAGTGTCATGGGTTCGGACCATTGTCCCATCAGTATCGAGCTGGAACCCCCGTTCGCCCCGTTACCGATAAGTCACGAAGCTTAA
- a CDS encoding pyridoxal phosphate-dependent aminotransferase → MRRRLLSEGAKELSYEIREIVKKANQLKALGLPIHWENIGDPIEKKCQVPDWIKDIVVDLARTNRSYGYCPSKGMLETREFLVKENNKLGGTQINVDDIVFFNGLGDAIATIYSLLSMNTRIIGPAPAYSTHSSAEAAHAHTAPITYRLQPENHWYPDLDELENKVKYNPSIAGILILNPDNPTGMVYPLDILQKIVDIAKRYNLFIICDEIYNKITYNGAHAYALAEYIGDVPGIALKGISKEYPWPGARCGWAEYYNRDKDEQFDAFCRAIDNAKMVEVCSTTLPQMTIPRVLGDPRFMEHRTALNEKIGRRSAIINEILSDIPELYFNPTYGAFYNTIIFREGTLNSHQNLKIDNPIIKKKVEEWCSKTTNLDYRFVYYLLGAKGICVVPSTSFCTDLKGFRVTLLEEDEDELRSVFTTIHDAIVEYLHS, encoded by the coding sequence ATGCGCAGAAGATTATTGAGCGAAGGTGCCAAGGAACTTTCTTACGAAATCCGCGAGATCGTGAAGAAGGCAAACCAGCTCAAGGCACTCGGCTTGCCGATTCATTGGGAAAACATCGGCGACCCGATTGAAAAGAAGTGCCAAGTCCCCGACTGGATTAAGGATATTGTAGTTGATCTTGCCCGCACCAACCGCAGCTACGGCTATTGCCCCTCCAAGGGCATGCTCGAAACACGCGAATTCTTGGTAAAAGAAAACAACAAGCTCGGCGGCACGCAGATTAACGTAGACGACATCGTGTTCTTTAACGGCTTGGGTGACGCTATCGCCACCATTTACAGCCTGCTCTCTATGAACACCCGCATTATCGGACCTGCCCCGGCATACAGCACGCACAGCTCTGCCGAAGCGGCTCACGCCCACACGGCCCCGATTACCTACCGCCTGCAACCGGAAAACCACTGGTATCCGGATTTGGATGAACTTGAAAACAAGGTGAAGTATAACCCGAGCATTGCGGGCATTTTGATCTTGAACCCGGACAATCCGACGGGCATGGTTTACCCGCTCGACATTCTCCAAAAGATTGTAGACATCGCCAAGCGCTACAACCTATTCATCATTTGCGACGAAATCTACAACAAGATTACGTACAATGGAGCTCACGCCTATGCCCTCGCCGAATACATCGGCGACGTTCCGGGTATCGCCCTCAAGGGCATTTCCAAGGAATACCCGTGGCCGGGCGCTCGTTGCGGCTGGGCTGAATACTACAACCGCGACAAGGACGAACAGTTCGACGCCTTCTGCCGTGCGATCGACAACGCCAAGATGGTGGAAGTCTGCTCGACCACGCTCCCGCAGATGACGATTCCTCGCGTGCTGGGTGATCCGCGCTTCATGGAACACCGCACCGCCCTGAACGAAAAGATTGGCCGCCGTAGCGCCATCATCAATGAAATCCTTTCCGACATTCCGGAACTGTATTTCAACCCGACCTACGGTGCATTCTACAACACCATTATCTTCCGCGAAGGAACGCTGAACAGCCACCAAAACTTGAAGATCGACAACCCGATTATCAAGAAGAAAGTGGAAGAATGGTGCAGCAAGACCACGAACTTGGACTACCGCTTCGTTTACTACCTGCTGGGCGCAAAGGGGATTTGTGTTGTGCCTAGCACGAGCTTCTGCACGGACTTGAAGGGATTCCGTGTGACGCTTCTGGAAGAAGACGAAGACGAACTGCGCAGTGTGTTCACCACGATTCACGACGCAATTGTGGAATACCTGCACAGCTAG
- a CDS encoding MBL fold metallo-hydrolase, giving the protein MAESRFIHNALKQVHVDTSCTSVVGFSISGLATYIQLPELDFCIDMGECPLSATSLNHVFLTHAHGDHARCLMRHHSLRKMMGVERESIYYMPERICDGARDWIRSEAMFEGVPETKFRYPEIAGVNAGELQFLEYRKDLAFEAFEVKHSIYAMGGTIYHYKKKLKDEYLGKTPNEIIQLRESGAEITREVYDPLVSFMGDCMGESLLENQRVFQSKVLITECTFLAPEDYEMSHKKGHTHISQIADALNRMGDQVKCEKIILSHFSMKYSDKYIREMVAKEIPEKFLDRVVVFV; this is encoded by the coding sequence ATGGCAGAAAGCAGATTCATTCATAACGCCCTAAAGCAAGTTCACGTGGACACTTCGTGCACCTCCGTTGTCGGCTTCTCGATTTCGGGACTTGCGACCTATATACAGCTCCCCGAACTTGATTTTTGCATTGATATGGGCGAATGCCCGCTTTCAGCGACATCGCTGAACCATGTATTCTTGACTCATGCCCACGGCGACCATGCCCGTTGCCTGATGCGTCATCACAGTTTGCGCAAGATGATGGGCGTGGAACGCGAAAGCATCTACTACATGCCCGAACGCATTTGCGACGGGGCCCGCGACTGGATTCGCTCCGAGGCCATGTTCGAAGGCGTGCCCGAAACCAAGTTCCGTTACCCCGAAATTGCCGGCGTAAACGCAGGTGAATTGCAGTTCCTGGAATACCGCAAGGACTTGGCATTCGAAGCGTTCGAAGTCAAGCATTCCATTTACGCCATGGGCGGAACCATTTACCATTACAAGAAAAAACTCAAGGATGAATACCTGGGAAAGACTCCCAACGAAATCATCCAGCTACGCGAAAGCGGTGCCGAAATCACCCGCGAAGTGTACGATCCGCTGGTGAGCTTTATGGGCGACTGCATGGGCGAAAGCCTATTGGAAAACCAGCGCGTATTCCAGTCAAAAGTGCTGATTACGGAATGCACCTTCCTTGCCCCTGAAGACTACGAGATGAGCCACAAGAAGGGCCACACGCACATTAGCCAGATTGCTGATGCCTTGAACCGCATGGGCGACCAGGTGAAATGCGAAAAGATTATCCTCTCCCATTTTTCCATGAAATATTCAGACAAGTATATTCGTGAAATGGTCGCAAAGGAAATCCCTGAGAAGTTTTTAGATAGAGTGGTGGTGTTTGTTTAG
- a CDS encoding spermidine/putrescine ABC transporter substrate-binding protein, with amino-acid sequence MKNLVSYIVVAMVLLATGVFCGCDQKSQQTPQTVTVLTYSKYIAPEMITDFQMKTGYKLQLEEYEAQEQMISTLQQAIEKQYDVVIASDVVIQQMIHLGLIIPIDMDKIPNKVNVADQFKNPVYDPGNTFTLPYLWGTTGILYRDTTLNENKVSYNILFNPQQVKGKFSLLDESRSMLSMALQAKGLNANSVKIEDINEAIDLIREAKRDAHFAGFEGSVSAKDKVLKGEISAAIVFNGEAMSAISEDPTLRYAIPTEGSFMWVDAMTLSSHAQNADGAHAFMNYILDAQNGARLAQSTNFATPNRASIKIIDDKFKQNRVINPTREEIDRMVFLRDPGVAAKLFDDAWEIVKSR; translated from the coding sequence ATGAAAAATTTGGTTTCTTACATTGTAGTTGCGATGGTCCTCCTTGCAACAGGGGTGTTCTGTGGTTGCGACCAAAAATCGCAACAGACTCCCCAGACAGTCACCGTACTTACGTACAGCAAATACATCGCCCCAGAAATGATTACCGATTTTCAAATGAAGACCGGTTACAAGCTGCAGTTGGAAGAATACGAAGCCCAGGAACAAATGATTAGCACGCTCCAGCAGGCCATCGAAAAACAATACGATGTGGTGATTGCCTCGGATGTTGTTATTCAGCAAATGATTCACTTGGGACTCATTATTCCAATTGACATGGACAAGATTCCAAACAAAGTAAATGTCGCTGATCAGTTCAAGAATCCGGTTTATGATCCAGGCAACACATTTACGCTTCCTTACCTGTGGGGAACCACCGGCATCCTTTACCGCGACACGACCCTTAACGAAAACAAGGTCAGCTACAACATTCTTTTCAACCCCCAGCAAGTCAAAGGAAAATTCAGCCTGCTCGACGAATCCCGTTCGATGCTTTCGATGGCTTTGCAAGCTAAAGGCTTGAACGCCAACAGCGTGAAGATTGAAGATATCAACGAAGCCATTGATTTGATTCGTGAAGCAAAACGCGACGCACATTTCGCCGGTTTTGAAGGTTCCGTAAGCGCTAAAGACAAAGTTCTAAAAGGCGAAATCAGTGCAGCCATTGTTTTCAACGGTGAAGCCATGAGCGCCATATCTGAAGACCCGACTCTTCGATACGCGATCCCTACTGAAGGAAGCTTTATGTGGGTCGATGCCATGACGCTCAGCAGTCACGCCCAAAATGCCGACGGTGCCCACGCCTTCATGAACTATATTCTTGACGCCCAGAACGGAGCAAGGTTAGCCCAATCAACCAACTTTGCAACACCCAACAGGGCTTCAATAAAAATCATTGACGACAAGTTCAAGCAAAACCGCGTAATCAACCCCACGAGGGAAGAAATCGACCGCATGGTCTTCTTGCGTGATCCGGGTGTTGCAGCCAAGCTCTTTGACGACGCTTGGGAAATCGTCAAATCTCGTTAA
- a CDS encoding tRNA (guanosine(46)-N(7))-methyltransferase TrmB, with amino-acid sequence MSDIENIEEVEKEVVIPEFYRDLKEDPESKGLWHYVFRTHGDRKPIATPDGLPHKLDFNWKDMFPNMGDRVEVEIGSGKGGFLSEYAPKHPDTVIMGSEWDYTWAKFAQRKMDKAGALANATMLRGDVFFFLRDCVKDNTVDAFHMYFPDPWPKERHHKNRLLRPDFLVEVARVLKPGKRIFYWGTDHQEYNEVALEVFDNFKGCKILERNTAEPTEGIMTGFEKKYRKEGRPIYRSVVEFEK; translated from the coding sequence ATGAGCGATATCGAAAACATTGAAGAAGTTGAAAAAGAAGTCGTCATTCCTGAATTTTACCGCGACTTGAAAGAAGACCCGGAATCGAAGGGACTTTGGCATTACGTGTTCCGCACGCACGGCGACCGTAAGCCGATCGCAACGCCTGACGGACTCCCCCACAAGTTGGACTTTAACTGGAAAGACATGTTCCCGAACATGGGCGACCGCGTGGAAGTTGAAATCGGAAGCGGCAAGGGCGGATTCCTTTCGGAATATGCACCCAAGCACCCCGATACCGTCATCATGGGCAGCGAATGGGATTACACCTGGGCAAAATTTGCCCAGCGCAAGATGGACAAGGCCGGCGCTCTCGCCAACGCCACCATGCTTCGCGGCGATGTATTCTTCTTTTTGCGCGACTGCGTGAAAGACAATACGGTAGATGCATTCCACATGTATTTCCCGGACCCGTGGCCGAAAGAACGCCACCACAAGAACCGCCTTTTGCGCCCGGATTTTCTGGTTGAAGTCGCCCGCGTGTTGAAGCCGGGCAAGCGCATTTTCTACTGGGGTACCGACCACCAGGAATACAACGAAGTCGCACTCGAAGTTTTCGACAACTTTAAGGGTTGCAAAATTCTGGAACGAAACACCGCAGAACCTACTGAAGGAATCATGACCGGTTTCGAAAAGAAGTACCGCAAGGAAGGTCGCCCCATCTACCGAAGCGTTGTCGAATTCGAGAAATGA